A window of Dysgonomonadaceae bacterium PH5-43 contains these coding sequences:
- a CDS encoding uridine phosphorylase (product_source=KO:K00757; cath_funfam=3.40.50.1580; cog=COG2820; ko=KO:K00757; pfam=PF01048; superfamily=53167) has protein sequence MISPDQLPINADGTIFHLHLLPEQLADRVVMMGDPERVAKVAQYFDNVEFDQQSREFRTITGTYKGKRITALSHGIGCDNIDIVMTELDALANINLKTREVKDEFKQLTLVRIGTSGGLQPFAPIGSYVVSEVSMGIDGLLYFYEGGKEINESTITEQFISHTNWNKDLATPYFIRSNKELVDKIGEGMIKGITCSASGFYGPQGRNVRLGLTSPEQNALLESFEYDNLKFCNYEMEGAALGGLSKLMGHKAVTICLIIAGRYTGKMNTEYKSSFDDLIIKVLDRI, from the coding sequence ATGATATCTCCTGATCAACTTCCTATTAATGCTGATGGCACTATCTTTCATCTTCATTTGCTTCCAGAACAGTTAGCAGATAGAGTGGTGATGATGGGCGACCCTGAGCGAGTAGCTAAAGTAGCTCAGTATTTCGATAATGTTGAATTCGATCAGCAAAGTAGAGAGTTCAGAACTATCACCGGAACTTACAAAGGTAAACGTATCACAGCCTTATCGCATGGTATAGGCTGTGATAATATTGATATAGTGATGACTGAACTTGATGCTTTGGCTAATATTAATCTGAAAACTCGTGAAGTAAAAGATGAATTTAAGCAGCTAACTTTAGTTAGAATAGGTACTTCGGGAGGTCTTCAACCGTTTGCTCCCATAGGTTCTTACGTTGTATCGGAAGTATCTATGGGGATAGACGGATTGCTTTATTTTTACGAAGGTGGCAAGGAGATAAATGAATCAACTATTACAGAACAATTTATTTCTCATACTAATTGGAATAAAGATTTAGCAACTCCTTATTTTATTCGTTCTAATAAAGAACTTGTAGATAAAATAGGAGAGGGAATGATAAAAGGAATTACTTGTTCTGCTTCTGGATTTTATGGTCCACAAGGGCGTAACGTTCGTTTAGGGTTAACTTCTCCTGAACAAAACGCATTATTAGAATCTTTTGAATACGATAACTTAAAATTTTGCAACTACGAAATGGAAGGTGCAGCCTTAGGTGGATTGTCGAAACTTATGGGGCATAAAGCAGTTACTATTTGCTTAATTATAGCAGGTCGATACACTGGTAAAATGAATACAGAATACAAGAGTTCGTTCGATGATTTGATAATAAAGGTATTAGACAGAATATAA